TTGTAATATTGACCTTATTTAAAGCACCGATTGAAAGGAAGGTAGCAGAATGATATCAAGCCTACAGCAGTCTTTGATTATTGTTGCGATGGTCACAGTGGGAACTGCCCTGACACGATTTTTGCCGTTTATTTTATTTCCGGATAACCGGGAAACTCCCCAATATATCCGCTATTTGGGGAAGGTACTTCCATTCGCAGTAATTGGTCTTTTAATTGTTTATTGTTTGAAAAGTGTATCTGTTTTGTCTGCTCCGTATGGGATTCCCGAGGGCATTGCAATCGGCTGTATCGTACTATTTCAGCTGTGGAAAAGTAACACGTTTCTCAGTATTGGCGGC
The DNA window shown above is from Veillonellales bacterium and carries:
- a CDS encoding branched-chain amino acid transporter permease gives rise to the protein MISSLQQSLIIVAMVTVGTALTRFLPFILFPDNRETPQYIRYLGKVLPFAVIGLLIVYCLKSVSVLSAPYGIPEGIAIGCIVLFQLWKSNTFLSIGGGTVLYMILVQFVFI